In Balaenoptera ricei isolate mBalRic1 chromosome 7, mBalRic1.hap2, whole genome shotgun sequence, a single window of DNA contains:
- the NIF3L1 gene encoding NIF3-like protein 1, with amino-acid sequence MLSSRVRLVPTAVRLVHSLIRGSSRSFMDLQALLSSLNDFASLSFAESWDNVGLLVEPSPPHTVNTLFLTNDLTEEVMEEALQKKADLILSYHPPIFRPMKRITWKTWKERLVIRALENRVGIYSPHTAYDAAPQGVNNWLAKGLGVCTSRPIHASRAPDYPTEGTHRVEFNVTHTQDLDKVISTVKGIAGVSVTSFSARSDDEEQTRLSLNCTQQALMEVVAFLSQNRQYYQETEILSLEKPLLLHTGMGRLCTLDESVSLATMIEQIKRHLKLSHVRLALGVGKTLESPVKVVAVCAGSGSSVLQGTEADLYLTGEMSHHDVLDAASQGINVILCEHSNTERGFLSDLRDMLGAYLEDKINIIVSEIDRDPLHVV; translated from the exons ATGTTGTCATCTCGTGTACGCCTGGTCCCCACGGCAGTCCGCCTAGTCCATTCCCTGATCCGCGGTTCTTCCCGTTCCTTCATGGATCTACAGGCTCTCCTTTCCTCCTTGAATGACTTTGCATCCCTCTCATTTGCTGAGAGTTGGGACAATGTTGGATTACTGGTGGAACCAAGCCCACCACACACTGTAAACACGCTCTTCCTAACCAATGATTTGACAGAAGAAGTGATGGAGGAGGCGCTGCAGAAGAAGGCGGATCTCATTCTCTCCTACCATCCGCCCATTTTCCGCCCTATGAAGCGCATCACCTGGAAAACCTGGAAAGAGCGCCTGGTGATCCGGGCGCTGGAGAACAGAGTCGGGATCTACTCTCCTCACACGGCCTATGATGCTGCTCCCCAGGGAGTCAACAACTGGCTGGCTAAAGGGCTTG gagtttgcACCTCCAGACCCATCCATGCTTCCAGAGCTCCTGACTACCCCACAGAGGGAACACACAGAGTAGAATTCAATGTTACCCACACCCAAGACCTGGACAAAGTCATTTCTACAGTGAAAGGAATTGCAGGTGTATCTGTCACTTCTTTTTCTGCTAG GAGTGATGATGAAGAACAAACACGGCTCAGTCTGAATTGTACTCAGCAAGCTTTGATGGAGGTGGTGGCTTTTCTTTCCCAGAACAGACAATATTATCAGGAGACTGAAATTCTGTCACTGGAGAAG cCTCTGCTTCTACATACTGGCATGGGACGGTTATGCACACTGGATGAGTCTGTCTCCTTGGCAACCATGATTGAGCAAATCAAAAGGCACCTGAAACTGTCTCATGTTCGCCTTGCTCTTGGAGTAGGGAAGACCTTAG AGTCCCCAGTCAAAGTCGTGGCCGTGTGTGCTGGTTCTGGGAGCAGCGTCCTTCAGGGAACAGAGGCCGACCTCTACCTCACAG GTGAGATGTCCCATCATGATGTTCTGGATGCCGCTTCCCAAGGAATAAATGTGATCCTCTGTGAACATAGCAACACTGAACGAGGCTTTCTTTCTGATCTTCGAGATATGCTGGGTGCTTACTTGGAGGATAAGATTAATATTATCGTGTCAGAAATAGACAGGGACCCTCTTCATGTGGTATAA